In Natator depressus isolate rNatDep1 chromosome 22, rNatDep2.hap1, whole genome shotgun sequence, the following proteins share a genomic window:
- the REXO2 gene encoding oligoribonuclease, mitochondrial has translation MRSWLLGSNGRRLLAAVGAGVRDGATMAAGSMGQRMVWVDLEMTGLDIEKDQIIEMACLITDSDLNILAEGPNLIINQPDELLDGMSEWCKEHHGKSGLTKAVKESTISLQQAEYEFLSFVRQQTPPGLCPLAGNSVHADKKFLDKYMPQFMRHVHYRIIDVSTVKELCRRWYSEEFEFAPKKVASHRALDDIRESIKELQFYRNSIFKKKTDEKKRKLIENGESDKTVS, from the exons ATGCGTAGTTGGTTGCTGGGCTCCAACGGGCGCCGGCTGCTGGCGGCAGTGGGGGCCGGGGTCCGGGACGGAGCGACCATGGCTGCGGGCAGCATGGGGCAGCGGATGGTCTGGGTGGATCTGGAG ATGACGGGACTGGACATAGAGAAGGACCAGATCATTGAGATGGCTTGTCTTATAACTGATTCTGATTTAAACATTTTGGCTGAG GGTCCCAACCTGATTATAAACCAGCCAGATGAGTTGCTGGATGGCATGTCAGAATGGTGTAAAGAGCATCATGGGAAG TCTGGCCTTACTAAGGCAGTGAAAGAAAGTACAATTTCATTGCAGCAAGCAGAGTATGAATTTCTGTCATTTGTACGACAGCAAACACCCCCTGGCCTCTGTCCTCTTGCAG GAAACTCTGTACATGCAGATAAGAAGTTTCTTGACAAATATATGCCTCAGTTCATGAGGCATGTTCATTACAGGATAATTGATGTGAGCACTGTCAAAGAACTTTGCAG GCGCTGGTATTCAGAAGAATTTGAATTTGCACCAAAGAAGGTGGCTTCTCACAG AGCACTGGATGACATCAGGGAAAGCATCAAAGAACTTCAGTTCTACAGAAATAGcatcttcaaaaagaaaacagatgaaaagaaaagaaaattaatagaAAATGGAGAAAGTGATAAAACTGTGAGCTGA